One Sulfurihydrogenibium sp. genomic region harbors:
- a CDS encoding glutamine-synthetase adenylyltransferase — MSNLFKFETLKKDFLNSLNPSQYKLLENLSFYSSCITDFIFRHPQELFYVYESLDKPLLGRENLIKEALELLNIEKEDEFITKLTFFKMKHFARIVAKDIYKKHHLIQLTEEYSYLADACFEVAYQKAYSKYLQRFGMPIDELTGKPAGGSVIALGKHGGTDLNYYSDVDVMYIYSGEGATEKGITNREFFTKVFTDTTVYLTRRNAETVAWNVDLDLRPEGRKGLLTYSIPFLENYYWSVGRTWERHMLIKARHAAGDENTTKEFLAVITPFVYRKSLSKEIIDDILNMKKMIEKHSKPKNPDEIDVKKSEGGIREIEFIVQVFQLLHGGHDPSLRERETVRALRKIVEKGLLSEEKGKFLEDAYIFLRNLEHVIQLKNCVQTQILNLKNVSEYAKKLGFDSEEKFLEKLESVRKNVKRIFESLGGEEKKELTSIQAYIITKVNEEIALEYLKSLGFKDPKWALNLITSIFEDEEYLLLSEKYKNLLIDFLPKLEEYLKETKAKESLLINLNKFFTEGKIYRLFTTALESKSKLVDFIIEVAKTTDYATNLMIKDKELIDLAFITSRPLSNREDFEKELEIIKIEDKVESLKKLKKITEILATLEYLHKIKTHSPIARLKKLNNTITNLADFILESLYKINEGSKFAIYGLGKLGSREMNIGSDLDLVFVFKDEESKFSLSKIPQKIIKDLTTYTKEGQLYQLDLRLRPYGKAGELSPSLDFYKKYFQNEARPWEFLAWTKARFITGDESVKQKFEEIIKEEILSREITKDIKIDLLEMRLKLEGLTKETESEMDIKLGKGGIADVEFMVQLYYLETKQRKTNILEGLLDLNPDIVDYYVFLREVETRLRLVKGSGSSKISKSDLQTERIIDAFNMSFEEFFKEVKNAKDIIRREFYKYFRK, encoded by the coding sequence ATGTCAAACCTATTTAAATTCGAAACACTTAAAAAAGATTTTCTAAATAGTCTAAATCCAAGCCAGTATAAACTTTTGGAGAATCTTTCTTTCTACTCTTCATGTATCACGGATTTTATATTCAGACATCCGCAAGAGCTGTTTTATGTGTATGAAAGCCTTGATAAACCATTGCTTGGAAGAGAAAATCTAATCAAAGAAGCATTAGAGCTTTTAAACATAGAAAAAGAAGATGAATTTATTACAAAATTAACATTTTTTAAAATGAAACACTTTGCAAGAATAGTAGCAAAAGATATATACAAAAAACATCATCTTATCCAGCTTACAGAAGAATACTCATATTTAGCTGATGCTTGCTTTGAAGTTGCATATCAAAAAGCATATTCAAAATACTTGCAAAGATTTGGAATGCCAATAGATGAGCTTACGGGCAAACCGGCAGGTGGAAGTGTCATAGCTCTTGGAAAGCACGGAGGAACAGATTTAAACTACTACTCTGACGTTGATGTGATGTATATATATTCAGGAGAAGGAGCTACTGAAAAAGGTATCACAAACAGAGAATTTTTTACTAAAGTATTCACAGATACAACAGTTTATCTAACAAGAAGAAACGCTGAAACAGTAGCTTGGAATGTAGATTTGGATTTAAGACCAGAGGGAAGAAAAGGTTTATTAACCTACAGCATTCCGTTTTTAGAAAATTATTATTGGTCTGTTGGCAGGACTTGGGAAAGACATATGCTTATAAAAGCAAGACACGCAGCAGGTGATGAAAACACTACCAAAGAGTTTTTAGCTGTCATAACTCCTTTTGTTTACAGGAAAAGTTTAAGCAAAGAAATTATAGATGACATACTAAATATGAAAAAAATGATAGAGAAACATTCTAAGCCAAAAAATCCGGATGAGATAGACGTTAAAAAATCAGAAGGAGGAATTAGAGAGATAGAATTTATAGTTCAAGTATTTCAACTACTTCATGGTGGTCATGACCCAAGCCTTAGAGAAAGAGAAACAGTAAGAGCTTTAAGAAAAATTGTTGAAAAAGGGCTTTTGTCAGAAGAAAAAGGTAAATTCTTAGAAGATGCTTACATATTTTTAAGAAATTTAGAGCATGTAATACAGCTAAAAAACTGCGTTCAAACACAAATTTTAAATCTAAAAAATGTATCAGAATATGCTAAAAAACTTGGCTTTGATTCAGAAGAAAAATTTTTAGAAAAGCTTGAATCTGTAAGAAAAAATGTTAAAAGAATATTTGAAAGTCTTGGGGGAGAAGAAAAAAAAGAACTTACTTCTATACAAGCCTACATCATTACAAAAGTAAATGAAGAAATTGCATTAGAATATCTTAAATCTCTTGGTTTTAAAGACCCAAAATGGGCGCTGAACTTGATTACTTCAATCTTTGAAGACGAAGAGTATCTTCTCTTATCAGAAAAGTATAAAAATCTTTTAATAGACTTTTTGCCAAAATTAGAAGAATATCTTAAAGAGACCAAAGCAAAAGAAAGTTTGCTTATAAATCTGAATAAATTTTTTACAGAAGGCAAGATTTACAGACTTTTTACAACAGCTTTAGAAAGCAAATCAAAGCTTGTTGATTTTATCATTGAAGTTGCGAAAACAACAGACTATGCAACAAACCTTATGATAAAAGATAAAGAACTTATAGATTTAGCATTTATCACTTCAAGACCTTTATCTAATAGAGAAGATTTTGAAAAAGAGCTTGAAATTATAAAGATTGAAGATAAAGTTGAAAGCCTTAAAAAATTAAAGAAAATTACCGAAATATTAGCAACCTTGGAATATCTTCATAAAATAAAGACCCATAGTCCAATAGCAAGACTGAAAAAACTTAATAATACAATCACAAACCTTGCTGACTTTATTCTTGAAAGTTTATACAAGATTAACGAAGGAAGCAAATTTGCTATTTATGGACTTGGAAAGCTTGGCAGTAGAGAGATGAACATCGGCTCAGACCTTGACTTAGTTTTTGTTTTCAAAGACGAAGAAAGTAAATTTTCATTAAGTAAAATTCCGCAAAAGATAATAAAAGATTTAACTACATACACAAAAGAAGGACAGCTCTATCAATTAGATTTAAGACTAAGACCCTACGGAAAAGCAGGAGAGCTTTCACCATCTCTTGATTTTTATAAGAAATACTTCCAAAACGAAGCAAGACCTTGGGAATTCTTAGCATGGACAAAAGCAAGATTTATTACAGGAGATGAATCTGTTAAACAAAAGTTTGAAGAGATTATAAAAGAAGAAATCCTTAGCAGAGAAATAACAAAAGACATAAAAATAGACCTATTAGAGATGAGATTAAAATTAGAAGGATTGACAAAAGAAACAGAAAGTGAAATGGACATAAAACTTGGAAAAGGCGGAATTGCAGATGTAGAGTTTATGGTTCAGCTGTACTATCTTGAAACAAAACAAAGAAAAACAAACATTTTAGAAGGACTTCTTGATTTAAATCCTGACATAGTTGATTATTATGTATTTTTAAGGGAAGTGGAGACAAGATTAAGATTGGTAAAAGGTAGTGGTAGTTCAAAAATTTCTAAGTCTGACTTGCAAACAGAGAGAATAATTGACGCCTTCAACATGAGCTTTGAAGAGTTTTTTAAAGAAGTAAAAAATGCAAAAGATATTATAAGAAGAGAGTTTTATAAGTACTTTAGAAAGTGA
- the dxs gene encoding 1-deoxy-D-xylulose-5-phosphate synthase yields MRDYPMLEKINNYKDLKNLNKDEIEKLCEDIRSYIIDVTSLNGGHIGPSLGTVELTVALLMAFDPEKDKIVWDVGHQTYAYKILTDRKEQFRTLRQYKGISGFSKIKESKYDHFGTGHSSTSISAALGFRVGKDLKKDDAYTIAVIGDGAMTAGQAFEGLNNAGWLDPSRFIVILNDNQMSISPNVGAIYTYFNKIITKQVFQKPRQKLKEAINKIFGEQGVKIFRKIEEYTKGLFTPGLIFEELGFTYVGPIDGHSLFDLKQTLENIKQMRGPILLHVITQKGKGYKYAEENPTTFHGVSPFDKISGVFNKSSNLPTYSKVFGDALVELAEKDDKIVAITPAMKEGSGLVKFAEKFPDRFFDVGIAEQHAATFAGALALEGFKPVAAYYSTFLQRAYDQVIHDIALQELPVFFAIDRGGLVGDDGPTHHGVFDIAFLRPIPNMIIASPKDEQELRDLLYTGLNSKRPFALRYPRGTGYGVKMEGFNTIEIGSWEILDEGRDIAILAVGKYVYRALEAKKQLRLKGFNPTVVNARFIKPMDENLLNKLLKTHEFVITAEDGVLNGGFGSAVAEFVIDNGYSNKVLRFGIPDKFIEHGKVELLERDLGLDANSMVNKIEEFLKVKKAVLNTA; encoded by the coding sequence ATGAGAGATTATCCAATGTTAGAAAAAATAAATAACTATAAAGATTTGAAAAATTTAAATAAAGATGAGATAGAAAAACTCTGTGAGGATATTAGAAGTTATATTATTGATGTTACATCTTTAAACGGCGGGCATATTGGACCATCCCTTGGAACTGTTGAATTGACTGTTGCTCTGCTTATGGCTTTTGACCCTGAAAAAGACAAAATTGTATGGGATGTAGGACATCAAACATACGCTTATAAAATTCTTACTGATAGAAAAGAACAGTTTAGAACATTAAGACAGTACAAAGGAATTTCTGGATTTTCTAAGATAAAAGAAAGTAAGTATGACCATTTTGGAACTGGACATAGCAGTACATCTATTTCAGCTGCACTTGGTTTTAGAGTTGGAAAAGATTTAAAAAAAGATGATGCTTATACTATTGCTGTTATTGGCGATGGGGCTATGACTGCTGGTCAAGCTTTTGAAGGATTAAACAATGCCGGCTGGCTTGACCCGTCAAGGTTTATCGTAATTTTAAACGATAATCAAATGTCTATATCTCCGAACGTTGGTGCTATATATACTTACTTCAATAAGATAATCACAAAGCAAGTTTTCCAAAAACCAAGACAAAAATTAAAAGAAGCTATCAATAAAATCTTTGGAGAGCAAGGTGTGAAAATATTTAGAAAGATAGAAGAGTATACAAAAGGACTTTTTACACCTGGACTTATATTTGAAGAGCTTGGGTTTACATACGTTGGTCCAATAGATGGGCACAGTCTGTTTGATTTGAAACAAACCTTGGAAAATATTAAACAGATGAGGGGTCCGATTTTGCTCCATGTGATTACTCAAAAAGGAAAAGGTTATAAATATGCGGAAGAAAATCCAACCACATTCCACGGAGTATCTCCTTTTGACAAAATCTCTGGCGTGTTTAATAAATCATCAAACTTGCCAACTTACAGCAAGGTTTTTGGTGATGCGTTAGTAGAGCTTGCAGAAAAAGACGATAAGATTGTTGCCATTACGCCGGCAATGAAGGAAGGTTCTGGACTTGTAAAGTTTGCAGAAAAGTTTCCGGATAGATTTTTTGACGTAGGAATAGCAGAACAACATGCAGCAACATTTGCAGGAGCACTTGCACTTGAAGGCTTTAAACCTGTTGCAGCTTACTACTCAACCTTCTTACAAAGGGCATACGACCAAGTAATACACGACATAGCACTTCAAGAACTACCTGTATTTTTTGCGATCGACAGAGGCGGTTTAGTTGGTGATGACGGTCCAACCCATCACGGTGTTTTTGATATTGCTTTTTTAAGACCAATTCCAAACATGATTATAGCTTCTCCAAAAGATGAACAAGAACTTAGAGATTTACTTTATACAGGATTAAACAGCAAAAGACCATTTGCTCTAAGATACCCAAGAGGTACGGGATACGGTGTAAAAATGGAAGGTTTTAATACAATTGAGATAGGAAGCTGGGAAATCTTAGACGAAGGAAGAGACATTGCAATTCTTGCAGTTGGAAAGTATGTTTATAGAGCATTAGAAGCTAAAAAACAGCTAAGACTTAAAGGATTTAATCCAACAGTAGTTAACGCAAGGTTCATTAAACCAATGGATGAAAATTTATTAAATAAGCTTTTAAAAACTCATGAATTTGTGATAACCGCTGAAGATGGAGTGTTAAACGGTGGCTTTGGTTCAGCCGTTGCTGAGTTTGTGATTGACAATGGTTATTCTAACAAAGTTTTAAGATTTGGCATTCCGGATAAATTTATTGAACATGGAAAGGTAGAGCTATTGGAAAGAGACTTGGGCTTAGATGCAAACAGCATGGTAAACAAGATAGAAGAATTTCTAAAAGTTAAAAAAGCAGTTTTAAATACTGCTTGA
- a CDS encoding leucyl aminopeptidase has protein sequence MEINLTTKKLDNVKTDAVFFLMFEDNKKLEGELEKIDKALNGGVSDLIKLQKYKAEEGKFLIVPTLGKIKANYVAIVGLGKEKKFENDILRRVASYIIRKAKELKLSDIIIDTNLQQFENYDEVVQVITEGLILGDYSFDKYFSKKDEHKVKEVQINIPKNQDKDRLNEFVRIGKILAEAQNFTRDLVNEPANVINTIQFAEIAEKLAKEYGFEIKIYDEEEIEKMGMGAYLAVAKGSDNPPRFIHLTYRPKNSQGEVAIVGKGLMFDSGGLNIKTGDFMRWMKSDKSGACAVLGIFKAIGELKPDITVHGIVAAAENMPSGKAYRPDDILRAKNGVTIEVGNTDAEGRLTLADALSYASELKPDAIIDIATLTGACVVALGEFTAGVMGNNQKFINEILKTSEETGEWMWQLPFNDKLREQIKAPHADVYNVGTTRYGGAITAGLFLEKFVDPKIPWVHVDIAGPSHHTSGWYYHPKGATGIPVRTITWYLLKRSKFFDKIGK, from the coding sequence ATGGAGATAAATTTAACAACAAAAAAGTTGGATAACGTTAAGACAGATGCAGTATTCTTTTTAATGTTTGAAGATAATAAAAAGCTTGAAGGAGAGTTAGAAAAGATAGATAAAGCTTTAAATGGTGGAGTTTCTGATTTAATCAAATTACAAAAATACAAAGCTGAAGAAGGAAAGTTTTTAATAGTTCCAACTCTCGGAAAGATTAAGGCTAATTATGTGGCTATTGTTGGGCTTGGAAAGGAGAAAAAATTTGAAAATGATATTCTAAGAAGAGTTGCAAGCTACATAATAAGAAAAGCAAAAGAGCTTAAGCTATCTGATATCATCATTGATACAAATTTACAACAGTTTGAAAATTATGATGAAGTAGTTCAAGTCATCACAGAAGGGTTAATACTTGGAGATTACTCATTTGATAAATATTTCTCTAAAAAGGATGAGCATAAAGTAAAAGAAGTTCAGATAAACATTCCAAAAAATCAAGATAAAGACAGATTGAATGAATTTGTTAGAATTGGAAAAATTCTTGCAGAAGCACAAAACTTTACAAGAGACCTTGTAAATGAGCCGGCTAACGTAATCAATACGATCCAATTTGCAGAAATTGCAGAAAAGCTTGCAAAAGAGTATGGCTTTGAAATCAAAATCTACGATGAAGAAGAGATTGAAAAAATGGGAATGGGTGCTTACTTAGCAGTTGCAAAAGGCAGTGATAATCCTCCAAGATTTATACATTTAACATACAGACCTAAAAACTCACAAGGTGAAGTTGCTATAGTTGGAAAAGGATTAATGTTTGATAGCGGTGGTTTAAATATAAAAACTGGCGATTTTATGCGATGGATGAAGTCAGATAAATCAGGTGCTTGTGCTGTTCTTGGAATTTTTAAAGCAATTGGAGAATTAAAGCCTGATATTACTGTTCATGGAATTGTGGCGGCGGCAGAAAATATGCCAAGTGGAAAAGCTTACAGACCGGACGATATACTAAGAGCAAAAAATGGTGTAACAATAGAAGTTGGCAACACGGATGCAGAAGGAAGGTTAACCCTTGCCGATGCTTTATCCTACGCTTCTGAGTTAAAGCCGGATGCAATTATAGATATAGCAACATTGACCGGTGCTTGCGTTGTTGCTCTTGGAGAGTTTACTGCCGGAGTAATGGGTAATAATCAAAAATTTATAAATGAGATATTAAAAACTTCTGAAGAAACAGGAGAATGGATGTGGCAACTTCCATTTAATGATAAACTAAGAGAGCAGATAAAAGCTCCTCATGCTGATGTCTATAACGTTGGAACGACAAGATACGGTGGTGCTATCACAGCCGGATTATTCTTAGAGAAATTCGTTGACCCAAAAATTCCATGGGTTCATGTAGATATTGCCGGACCATCTCATCATACAAGTGGTTGGTATTATCATCCAAAAGGTGCAACAGGAATACCTGTTAGAACAATAACTTGGTATTTACTAAAAAGATCAAAATTCTTTGATAAAATTGGTAAGTAA
- the rfbD gene encoding dTDP-4-dehydrorhamnose reductase, which translates to MKYLILGKNGQLGKEFLKTLENQKKDVVGLSRLECDITNFDILNRVLSEYKPTVVINCAAYNLVDNAEKQYWEAVKVNSIALKNLAYLSNVYKFKLIHYSTDYVFDGKKENGLYTEDDVPNPLNEYGKSKLMGEIFLKEETENYLLFRVSWVYGEGKQNFIYKLLTWVKSNEYLKVAYNEVSVPTSTRTIVDITLKALDNDLKGMFHLTNSGYASRYEWAKEIFRIKKVDKFILPVSKEIFNLPAKRPDFSAMSNRKISQILNIEIPYWNEELNEFLKNVYEI; encoded by the coding sequence TTGAAATATTTAATCTTGGGTAAAAATGGACAGCTTGGAAAAGAGTTTTTAAAGACTTTAGAGAATCAAAAAAAAGATGTTGTTGGATTGTCAAGATTAGAGTGTGATATAACAAATTTTGATATATTAAACCGAGTTTTGTCAGAGTATAAACCAACTGTAGTAATAAACTGTGCAGCGTATAATTTAGTTGATAATGCTGAAAAACAATACTGGGAAGCAGTGAAAGTAAATAGCATTGCACTAAAGAATTTAGCTTATTTATCTAACGTTTACAAATTTAAATTAATTCATTATTCAACAGACTATGTTTTTGACGGAAAAAAAGAGAATGGTCTTTATACAGAAGATGATGTACCAAACCCTTTAAATGAATATGGGAAAAGTAAACTTATGGGTGAAATTTTTCTAAAAGAAGAGACAGAAAATTATTTGCTTTTTAGAGTAAGCTGGGTTTATGGAGAAGGAAAGCAAAACTTTATCTATAAGCTTTTAACATGGGTAAAAAGTAATGAATACCTGAAAGTAGCTTATAATGAAGTTTCAGTTCCAACGTCCACAAGAACCATAGTAGACATCACACTAAAAGCATTGGATAATGACTTAAAAGGAATGTTTCATCTTACAAATTCAGGCTATGCTTCAAGATATGAATGGGCTAAGGAAATTTTTAGAATTAAAAAAGTAGATAAATTCATCCTGCCAGTTTCAAAAGAAATTTTTAATCTTCCGGCGAAAAGACCTGATTTTTCAGCTATGAGCAATAGAAAAATCTCACAAATTTTAAATATAGAAATACCTTACTGGAATGAAGAGTTAAACGAATTTTTAAAAAATGTTTACGAAATTTAA
- a CDS encoding serine/threonine protein kinase, translating into MLTFEDMKDKIEDLKIIGEGWRAKVYRGKYQNKDLSFKVASQEIHKHPIQKEGQILKIVNQYGIGGKLFLTGEDFVAYEYIDGTHLNKVLNEENFKILISQLLDQAYLLDKLKIDKGEMHKPYSNVLVDKNLKVFLIDFERATKSLKPKNVLNLVQFITRGREKNEELMNILKEYKERQSEENYNKIKSYVLNLK; encoded by the coding sequence ATGTTAACATTTGAAGATATGAAAGATAAAATTGAAGATTTAAAAATTATTGGTGAAGGTTGGAGGGCTAAAGTTTACAGAGGAAAGTATCAAAATAAAGACCTGTCTTTTAAAGTTGCATCTCAAGAAATCCATAAACATCCAATACAAAAAGAAGGGCAAATTTTAAAAATAGTCAATCAGTATGGTATAGGTGGAAAGTTGTTTTTAACCGGTGAAGATTTTGTAGCCTATGAGTATATAGATGGAACCCATCTTAACAAGGTTTTAAATGAAGAAAATTTTAAAATTCTTATAAGCCAGCTTTTAGACCAAGCATACTTATTAGATAAGCTAAAAATTGACAAAGGAGAGATGCACAAACCATACTCAAATGTTTTAGTTGATAAAAATTTAAAAGTATTTTTGATTGATTTTGAAAGGGCAACTAAAAGTTTAAAGCCAAAGAATGTTTTAAATTTAGTGCAATTTATAACAAGAGGAAGAGAAAAAAACGAAGAATTGATGAATATTTTAAAAGAATATAAAGAAAGACAATCAGAGGAAAATTATAATAAAATAAAATCGTATGTTTTAAATCTCAAATAA
- a CDS encoding MBL fold metallo-hydrolase, translating into MIVKSFGGVEGVTGSCHLVNVGHLNFLIDCGMFQGVDEDKNYEPFGFNPAKIDYLILTHAHLDHIGRVPLLVKQGFKGKIISTRATYALARIMLLDAVKVMSEEYKVNYKKALRRGKPEEVKPVLYDEDDVFQAMEHFKIFLDYDEAYKLSKDVTIAFRNAGHILGSAYVELLVNDEGRSKKVIFSGDLGTNNKLVIREIEYPENADFIFIESTYGDRKHKPLPETINEFKTAIIESFKDGGNVVIPTFALERAQEILFILRTMYDNGELPPCKIFLDSPLAIAATKLFLQFPNQLNDEVLKLLKQNKNPFVFPWVYFTESVEESRKINEIESGAIILAGSGMFTGGRIKHHLKHNLWRENSSVIFVGYQAEGTLGRQIVDGAKYVKIYGEEIAVKAKIYTINGFSAHADQENLLDFIKQTKGVETVYLIHGEPKIQEIFKEKIKETLNLPTHIVKRYENVYIV; encoded by the coding sequence ATGATAGTAAAATCTTTTGGCGGTGTAGAAGGTGTTACTGGCTCTTGTCATCTTGTTAATGTTGGACATCTAAATTTTTTAATAGATTGTGGAATGTTTCAAGGTGTAGATGAGGATAAAAATTATGAACCCTTTGGTTTTAATCCTGCAAAGATTGATTATCTAATCTTAACCCATGCACATCTTGACCATATAGGAAGAGTGCCTTTATTAGTAAAACAAGGATTTAAAGGTAAGATTATCTCAACCCGGGCAACTTATGCTTTAGCAAGAATTATGCTTCTTGATGCTGTTAAAGTAATGTCTGAAGAGTATAAAGTTAACTATAAAAAAGCTCTAAGAAGAGGAAAGCCTGAAGAAGTAAAGCCGGTTTTATATGATGAAGATGATGTATTCCAAGCAATGGAACATTTTAAAATATTCTTAGATTATGATGAGGCATACAAACTGTCTAAGGATGTGACTATCGCATTTAGAAACGCTGGACATATTCTCGGCTCTGCTTACGTAGAGCTTTTGGTTAATGATGAAGGAAGAAGTAAAAAAGTAATCTTTTCTGGAGACTTAGGAACAAATAATAAATTAGTTATAAGAGAGATAGAGTATCCCGAAAATGCAGATTTTATCTTTATTGAATCAACCTATGGAGATAGAAAGCACAAACCACTTCCTGAGACTATAAACGAGTTTAAAACAGCTATTATAGAAAGCTTTAAAGATGGTGGGAATGTAGTAATTCCAACCTTTGCATTAGAAAGAGCCCAAGAGATTTTGTTTATCTTACGAACGATGTATGACAACGGTGAACTTCCACCTTGTAAAATCTTTTTAGATAGTCCACTTGCAATAGCTGCAACAAAGCTATTTTTACAATTTCCAAACCAGTTAAATGATGAGGTCTTAAAACTTTTAAAACAAAATAAAAATCCTTTTGTTTTTCCATGGGTTTATTTTACAGAATCTGTTGAGGAATCAAGAAAGATAAATGAGATAGAATCTGGTGCAATCATATTGGCTGGAAGTGGAATGTTTACCGGCGGAAGGATTAAACATCATCTAAAACACAATCTATGGAGAGAAAACTCTTCGGTGATTTTTGTAGGCTACCAAGCAGAAGGAACTCTTGGAAGACAGATAGTAGATGGAGCTAAATATGTTAAGATTTATGGTGAAGAGATAGCAGTTAAAGCTAAAATTTATACTATAAATGGATTTTCTGCCCATGCTGACCAAGAAAATTTATTAGATTTTATCAAGCAAACAAAAGGTGTCGAGACCGTCTATCTTATTCACGGTGAGCCAAAAATTCAAGAAATTTTCAAAGAAAAGATAAAAGAAACGTTAAACCTGCCAACCCATATTGTAAAAAGATATGAAAATGTTTATATTGTTTAA
- a CDS encoding thiazole synthase — MFDLEKFLENDKLVIGGKEFKSRLIVGSGKYKDFQQTKEATEASGAEMITVAVRRVNITDPNQDNLLNYIDTSKIMILPNTAGCYTAEEAVLTAKLAREALGHGFVKLEVIGDQKTLYPNMIETLKAAEILVKEGFTVLPYITDDPVMAKRFEDIGCAAVMPLAAPIGSGLGLQNPYNILFIKEAVKIPVIVDAGIGTASDAAIVMELGVDGVLMNTAIAQAKDPIKMAVAMKHAVIAGRLAYLAGRIPKKMYASASSPMEGVIGRN; from the coding sequence ATGTTTGATTTAGAAAAGTTTTTAGAAAATGACAAGCTTGTAATTGGGGGAAAAGAGTTTAAATCAAGGCTTATAGTAGGCTCTGGAAAGTACAAAGATTTTCAGCAGACAAAAGAGGCAACGGAAGCATCCGGTGCAGAAATGATAACAGTAGCTGTTAGAAGGGTCAACATTACAGACCCAAACCAAGACAACCTTTTAAACTACATAGATACATCAAAAATAATGATTCTTCCAAACACTGCCGGATGTTATACAGCAGAAGAAGCTGTTTTAACAGCTAAGCTTGCAAGAGAAGCTCTTGGACATGGATTTGTAAAGCTTGAGGTTATCGGAGACCAAAAAACTTTATATCCTAACATGATAGAAACACTTAAAGCGGCAGAAATCCTTGTTAAAGAAGGTTTTACAGTTTTACCATACATAACAGATGACCCTGTAATGGCTAAAAGATTTGAAGATATAGGATGTGCAGCGGTTATGCCCTTGGCAGCTCCAATAGGCTCAGGACTTGGACTACAAAATCCTTATAATATTCTCTTTATCAAAGAAGCGGTTAAAATACCTGTAATCGTTGATGCTGGAATTGGAACCGCATCAGATGCTGCGATAGTTATGGAGCTTGGAGTTGATGGAGTTTTAATGAATACAGCAATTGCTCAGGCTAAGGACCCTATCAAAATGGCTGTTGCAATGAAGCATGCAGTAATAGCAGGAAGGCTTGCATACTTGGCAGGAAGAATTCCAAAGAAAATGTATGCTTCAGCATCTTCTCCAATGGAAGGTGTTATAGGAAGAAATTAA
- a CDS encoding radical SAM protein has product MYKYIFGPVLSRRFGLSLGIDLSPDEKSCNFDCLYCELEKAKPIDYIKHPPKVEDITNEVKDYLSKNQYPDVITVTANGEPTLYEDLNNLIEQLNKIKNSSKTLILSNGSTINDASVREALKKFDIVKLSLDAADQETFEKVDRPLEGIEIEDLINGMISFRKEYSGTLVLEVLIVKYVNDKPQAIQKIIEAAKKINPDRIDISTVDRPPAYRVFPVDNQTLYEIAKMFEGLSVNVAVRKNGGDVKKVSLDKEDILNTFKKRAYSLNDIQTLFDEETQKRIQNLLATGKLKKINVGNLEFIKG; this is encoded by the coding sequence ATGTATAAATATATTTTCGGACCTGTTTTATCCAGGAGGTTTGGATTATCTCTTGGGATAGATTTATCGCCTGATGAAAAAAGCTGCAATTTTGACTGTTTATATTGCGAGTTAGAAAAAGCAAAACCGATAGACTATATCAAACATCCGCCGAAAGTTGAAGATATAACCAACGAAGTTAAAGATTATCTATCAAAAAATCAATATCCGGATGTTATAACAGTTACAGCCAACGGAGAACCAACTCTTTATGAAGATTTAAATAACCTGATCGAGCAGTTAAACAAGATAAAAAATTCATCTAAAACTTTAATTTTATCCAATGGAAGCACTATAAATGATGCTTCAGTTAGAGAAGCTTTAAAAAAGTTTGATATAGTAAAATTATCTCTTGATGCAGCAGACCAAGAAACATTTGAAAAAGTAGATAGACCATTGGAAGGAATAGAGATTGAAGATTTAATAAATGGTATGATTTCGTTTAGAAAAGAATATAGCGGAACGCTTGTTTTAGAGGTTTTGATTGTTAAATATGTAAACGATAAGCCTCAAGCAATTCAAAAGATCATAGAAGCTGCGAAAAAGATTAATCCTGATAGAATTGACATTTCAACAGTTGATAGACCGCCGGCTTACAGAGTCTTTCCTGTAGATAATCAAACTCTTTATGAAATTGCAAAGATGTTTGAAGGTTTAAGTGTTAATGTTGCTGTTAGAAAAAACGGCGGAGATGTCAAAAAAGTTTCATTAGATAAGGAAGACATTTTAAATACTTTCAAAAAAAGAGCTTATTCTTTAAATGATATTCAAACTTTGTTTGATGAAGAAACTCAAAAAAGAATTCAAAATCTTCTAGCTACTGGCAAGTTAAAGAAAATAAATGTTGGAAATTTAGAGTTTATCAAGGGATAA